A stretch of Cucumis sativus cultivar 9930 chromosome 2, Cucumber_9930_V3, whole genome shotgun sequence DNA encodes these proteins:
- the LOC101218053 gene encoding uncharacterized protein LOC101218053 codes for MEVSIYSNRNSGQIHLQHHQIPAFGDWDKAKDLPITQYFETARQAGLIRYSSSSGESGPCPPPSDLYSADRMKPPPLPTTVRKGRVREKRYPHVGLKEHHQIPIKKQQMMMMQQGGRVFDVTETGGARKLKQNDVSSISRPPPRSNLTTIPKPVDEDLYKIPPELLHSSKRNKMKGLFSRCLVPACN; via the exons atGGAAGTCTCT atttattcGAACAGAAACAGTGGCCAAATCCACTTGCAACACCACCAAATCCCGGCGTTTGGAGACTGGGATAAGGCTAAAGATTTGCCGATCACTCAGTATTTCGAAACAGCTCGTCAAGCTGGTTTGATCCGCTACAGTTCCTCCTCCGGAGAAAGTGGCCCCTGCCCGCCTCCTTCCGACTTGTACTCCGCCGATCGGATGAAACCTCCGCCACTCCCCACCACCGTACGCAAG GGACGGGTGAGGGAAAAGCGTTACCCGCATGTGGGATTAAAAGAACATCATCAGATTCCAATAAAGAAACAGCAAATGATGATGATGCAGCAAGGCGGGAGAGTGTTCGACGTGACGGAAACGGGGGGAGCCCGAAAATTGAAGCAAAACGACGTGTCTTCCATTTCCCGTCCTCCGCCTAGATCCAATCTTACTACAATTCCTAAACCTGTTGATGAAGATCTCTACAAAATACCACCTGAACTACTCCATTCTTCCAAGCGG AACAAAATGAAGGGGTTGTTTTCAAGGTGTTTGGTACCTGCTTgcaattaa